The Saprospiraceae bacterium genome includes the window CATGCCTGCATTCAAAGGGGATAAATCCTTACAATTTATGGATATCCTTGAAAATGACGTGCAAATCACATTGGACGACCATCTTTCGCTACCTAAAAGTCCGGCTCTTTTGATGAATGAAGAGGTTCGTCAATACCTTATTTGGAGCCAAATGCGTAAAAAAATCTATCAACTTTACAGTACCATTGAGGCGCCATTGGATATCTCAAGCAGCGAAATCCAGGCACAGGTACTACAGCCAGATCAACGGTTTCCGCTCAAGAATTATGTCGCTTTTGATAATCTTTCTATCTTTTTCAATGAAATTATTACGCCTTTGAAGTTTAGAAAAGCCCGGGGCGATATTTATACCGCAAAAATGTTTAACCCCGAACAACAAATCCGGCAATTCTATCGCGGAGATCCCATCTTTATTGTAAATGGCAAACTCACCCGCGATGCAAATTTTGTCCACGAAATACCTATTGAAAAAATTGATACCGTCGATTTATTTTTTGACGCACAGCAACTTAAACAGCAGTTTGGCCCCATGGGCAATAGCGGAATGGTTGTTGTAAAAACGAGTGTTCCAATACTCAATTTTCCTGCCAACGATTTAGGAAACATATTTTCGATCAATGGACTTTTGCCAGATACAAAGGCAAATCCACCTGCGGAGACAGCGGCTCATCAGCCTATATTCAAATCACAACTTTTTTGGTCATCAAACATTAATACGGATGCCAAAGGAGCGTATCAATTTACTTTCCCCCAATCTGATGATCTTGGAACCTTTCATATTGAGGTCACAGGACAAAGCCAGGATGGTGCCAGAGGATATGCTGTTAAGTCGTATAAAGTAGATTGACTTCCCTACATCTAATTCAATTGTGCATGAGGCTTTTTTTTCTTTTATCCGTGATCGTTATTTTCCTTCAAGCTTGCTTAGAGGAGATAGCCTTAAATGCCCCCAAAAAAAGCATTGACAACTTAACTATTACAGGGAAATTAGTTCATGGAAATCCTTCGTTTATCCATCTTCGTATTTTCAAACTTACGGATTTTACACATGCTGATCAGCCCATCCCGATTGGAGGAGCACGGGTCACCTTGGAAGATGACAAGGGAAAAACCATTGTTATTCCGATGAGTGAACCAGGGATTTATGAACGGGAAATAACGGATAGAACGAATGATTTGATCGTGGAAGCAGGCGGCTCCTACAAAGTAAAAATTACAACAACAGCGACGGATGAATATGAGTCAACCTTTGAAGTGCTGCAATCGGTACCCAAAGCAACCTTACTGACGTATGAATTAATTGAACGGGAAGGCCTAAACGAGTCAGGGAATTTTGCCAATAACCAATACATCCGCTTCTATATTGATACGCCATTGGAGGGGGACACCAATAATCGCGCCTTTTTAAAATGGGATTTTTTATCGCATTTTTTATTGGTAGAATCTATTCCGGATGTTCCCCTGCCTCCGCCTGTTCATAAATGCTACATTCCACAAACCTTAGGTACGGATAAAGTAGCAGTCTTTAATGGCAATGAAAGCAATAAACCTACCCTTTCTCATCACCTAATTTTAGAGGAAGACCTTGATCAACGCTTTGTTTATGGTTTTTATTTAACGGTAATACAGCAGTCAGTGACCGAAAAAACCTTTAGGTATTGGGATCAAATAAGTAAGATTATTGAATTGAATGGTAATTTTTTCGATGCGCAGCCTGGTAAGGTTAAAGGAAATATTCACAATGTACAGGACCCTGAAGAAGAAGTATTCGGCTATTTTTATGCCACACAACAGGATACCATTCGACTTTTTGTTAAAAACATAGAAGATATAAAAAGCAGGTATTGTCCGCTTGTAGTACCACTTGATAAAGTGCCCACCACCGATCCTGTTTGCTTTGACTGTCTGTTAATTCCCAATAGCTCGTTGGAAAAACCAGCTTTTTGGGTAGAATAAGATTTATTGTTTTATGAATCTCAACATTTCTCTTTTTCCTTCTTTGTCCTGAAAACTTATCCAATAAGGTCCATTGGGGAGCTTTTGCACGGGCAATACGGATTTAGATTGTAAAATCCCTTTAAATCGTACTCGCCCATAGCTATCCAGCAATTCATATGGTAAACTAGTCTCGCCGTCTTCCTTTTCCATAATCAGATTAGTTGAAACTGGATTTGGATAAATCTTTACGTCAAGGGTGGATACCGCTATATGCTGGGCAGAAACTATTGTAGGGTCCACATTGGTGATTTGGATATTATCAAACCAAAGGTTTCGGCCAGTCATTGGGCTATGTTCTGCGACAATCTCCAATCGATCAATAGCCGTCCAGTCAAAGGCGCCAATGGGATTAAACCAGCCATTGTCCCAGGCTCCATGTTCCTTAAAATCGGTTAAAGGAATATGCAAATGATGCCATTGATTATCCCAATTGACCTTGCTGTCATCGATGGTTACCCTGATACGCCAGGGATGATCATCGGTCTCATTGGTTTTGGTATCAATAAATCGGATATCGAAGATGGTCCCTGGACGGTCTCCCTTTACAAAAAAGTCCAGGGCATAATCATGGGCTAACAAGTAGGATAAATCCTTGTTGGGCCTGAAATCAAAGCCAATATTGTTGTATTGGAGAGCATCCGTCCAAAACAGGCTATAGGCATCATTATGCGGTAAATTAGCATGATAAAAATCAAGGTTCCCATCGTTGTAACTCGCCTCAAAAATTCGTTGTCCAATAAAATCGGAATAAATCAAAAAGCCCGTACTGTCTGGTCTTAATTCATATACCGTTTGTTCAGGTACATCAAAACCCAAAGACACCAACAAATCCGTGTTTAGATCATGTTCAAATAAATCATTTCCATCTTCCTCGAAGAGGCCAAAGCCACCGTGATAGTCCCAAATGGTCCAGGGAATATTTTTTTCTTCCAAATAAGTCCTCACCGCTTTGTACCAATAGGTTCTGTCCGCTGCTGGGCTGTTGGGGATATACACGCCAAATTCGCCACAAAACACCGGCACATTTCTCGCATCCCTGAAAGCAACGGCTACATCGATTAGTTCTTTTACATGGCTGAGGGTTCCTTCATTTGCATAATTATTGAAGGCCGATTGGATCCAGGTGCCGTTGAGGGTAGCAGGGAAATTGGGCATGGCATTCGCCTGATAAGGGAAAGGAACATTGGCCAATGGCTGCATGGAAGGATCGGACCAGCTGGCTCCCTGGTGGGTAAAAAGGAAGGGGTCGTAAAAATGAAAGGTATAAATCAAATTATTATCCTGATACGCAGGCATCGCTGCTAAGTTATGGAAACTGTTCCATCCTGCAGGCCCAACAATAATGGTGTGCTTATCATCAACGGTACGGATGGCGGTCACTATTTGCTGCTGAATGGTATTCCAGGCCGCATCTGAAATGCCGTGGGGTTCGTTTAGCACTTCATAATAAAGCAAGGTGGAGCGATCTTTGAAATGTGTTGCCATTTGGACCCATACTT containing:
- a CDS encoding DUF4249 family protein, whose translation is MRLFFLLSVIVIFLQACLEEIALNAPKKSIDNLTITGKLVHGNPSFIHLRIFKLTDFTHADQPIPIGGARVTLEDDKGKTIVIPMSEPGIYEREITDRTNDLIVEAGGSYKVKITTTATDEYESTFEVLQSVPKATLLTYELIEREGLNESGNFANNQYIRFYIDTPLEGDTNNRAFLKWDFLSHFLLVESIPDVPLPPPVHKCYIPQTLGTDKVAVFNGNESNKPTLSHHLILEEDLDQRFVYGFYLTVIQQSVTEKTFRYWDQISKIIELNGNFFDAQPGKVKGNIHNVQDPEEEVFGYFYATQQDTIRLFVKNIEDIKSRYCPLVVPLDKVPTTDPVCFDCLLIPNSSLEKPAFWVE
- a CDS encoding cellulase family glycosylhydrolase, with amino-acid sequence MTNWFQTAGPRQIQFSKYTRQDFVQIQSLGCDVIRLPINLHFMTSGAPDYTLDPLFLSFLDQAVDWAEDLGLHLILDNHSFDPAADTDPNVGFILEKVWVQMATHFKDRSTLLYYEVLNEPHGISDAAWNTIQQQIVTAIRTVDDKHTIIVGPAGWNSFHNLAAMPAYQDNNLIYTFHFYDPFLFTHQGASWSDPSMQPLANVPFPYQANAMPNFPATLNGTWIQSAFNNYANEGTLSHVKELIDVAVAFRDARNVPVFCGEFGVYIPNSPAADRTYWYKAVRTYLEEKNIPWTIWDYHGGFGLFEEDGNDLFEHDLNTDLLVSLGFDVPEQTVYELRPDSTGFLIYSDFIGQRIFEASYNDGNLDFYHANLPHNDAYSLFWTDALQYNNIGFDFRPNKDLSYLLAHDYALDFFVKGDRPGTIFDIRFIDTKTNETDDHPWRIRVTIDDSKVNWDNQWHHLHIPLTDFKEHGAWDNGWFNPIGAFDWTAIDRLEIVAEHSPMTGRNLWFDNIQITNVDPTIVSAQHIAVSTLDVKIYPNPVSTNLIMEKEDGETSLPYELLDSYGRVRFKGILQSKSVLPVQKLPNGPYWISFQDKEGKREMLRFIKQ